In Rhizobium sp. WSM4643, the following are encoded in one genomic region:
- a CDS encoding AraC family transcriptional regulator: protein MAVASHLISRMPTVASIRASVLIPLVQQIDKRSGKTDLLLASHGILRSQLDDPYAVLPMARYVALFEEAATITGEPALGARMGTGFKPADIGPIGMLFALSPTIRSAFERLSKYVNAVQGATSSGVFEENGDFVWSYRIVDPAMWPRRQDSEFTIAASCQLVRSCFRRGWRPIEIQLEHHAPRDAGVLERICGARILFAQSGNRIVMNRAEADRVHRAEDKSLVEILERHIGDLVNEPAAGDIVTEKVQALIGIYLGRKPVTVATLAAELKMSPRSLQRRLSEEGVSLRDLVRQHRQTLAAHYLGDRHAAPMSEIASVLGYADNTVLWRALRSWEKKGNDPSSTG from the coding sequence ATGGCAGTTGCATCGCATTTGATCAGCCGCATGCCCACAGTTGCTTCAATTCGAGCCTCCGTCTTGATCCCGCTGGTGCAACAAATCGATAAAAGATCCGGGAAAACCGACCTCCTTCTCGCTTCGCACGGCATTTTGCGCTCGCAATTGGACGATCCCTACGCTGTCCTGCCCATGGCGCGTTATGTCGCGCTGTTCGAGGAGGCCGCGACGATAACCGGCGAACCGGCACTGGGAGCTCGCATGGGCACCGGGTTCAAGCCCGCCGACATCGGCCCCATCGGCATGCTCTTTGCGCTCTCGCCGACCATTCGCAGCGCTTTCGAACGGCTGTCGAAATATGTGAACGCGGTACAAGGCGCGACCAGTTCCGGCGTGTTCGAGGAAAATGGCGATTTTGTCTGGAGCTACCGGATCGTCGATCCAGCGATGTGGCCGCGCCGGCAGGACAGCGAATTCACGATCGCCGCCTCCTGTCAACTCGTCCGCTCGTGCTTCCGCCGTGGCTGGCGGCCGATCGAAATCCAACTCGAGCATCACGCCCCTCGCGACGCCGGTGTGCTGGAACGCATCTGTGGCGCGCGCATCCTGTTTGCCCAATCCGGCAACCGGATCGTCATGAACAGGGCGGAGGCTGATCGTGTGCACCGTGCGGAAGACAAAAGCCTGGTCGAGATCCTGGAGCGGCATATCGGCGATCTGGTCAACGAGCCAGCGGCCGGCGATATCGTCACGGAAAAGGTCCAGGCTCTGATCGGCATCTATCTCGGCCGCAAGCCGGTGACGGTCGCAACCCTTGCCGCCGAACTGAAGATGTCGCCGCGAAGCCTGCAGCGCCGGCTGTCGGAGGAAGGCGTGTCGCTTCGCGATCTCGTTCGCCAGCACCGCCAGACACTTGCCGCCCACTATCTCGGCGACCGACATGCCGCACCGATGTCCGAGATTGCCAGTGTGCTGGGTTATGCAGACAACACGGTGCTATGGCGTGCACTGCGATCCTGGGAAAAGAAGGGGAACGACCCATCTTCGACAGGTTGA
- a CDS encoding molybdate ABC transporter substrate-binding protein, with translation MTQEIRLFGAIAVRPAVLALISRFETATGFTVAVKWELNPVVKKQIEAGEAFDLVITNPNLVEDLTALGKVKAGSEVAFGRIAMGVAAKAGNRPLDIGSVGAFKHALKSARSIAYASEGSSGGYFSGLLESLGIADEVKPKLVAISGGQTAAAIGRGEAELGVVPVTSILAAAPEVMLVGQFPAELQSYIDFAIGISADSTDADAAEQLSEFLTSTAVDDILAAKGVERRHRAGATLKRASS, from the coding sequence ATGACTCAGGAAATCCGACTCTTTGGCGCCATTGCGGTCCGACCTGCCGTCCTTGCTCTCATATCCCGGTTCGAAACCGCCACAGGATTCACGGTTGCGGTAAAGTGGGAGCTCAATCCTGTCGTCAAGAAGCAGATTGAAGCCGGGGAAGCTTTTGACCTCGTCATCACCAATCCGAACCTGGTTGAGGATCTGACCGCCTTGGGAAAAGTCAAGGCGGGGAGCGAGGTCGCGTTCGGCCGGATCGCAATGGGGGTAGCGGCCAAGGCAGGCAATCGGCCGCTCGACATTGGGTCGGTGGGAGCATTCAAACATGCGTTGAAGAGCGCCAGATCAATCGCCTACGCCAGTGAAGGAAGCAGCGGCGGCTATTTCTCCGGTTTGCTGGAAAGCCTGGGAATTGCCGATGAGGTGAAGCCCAAGCTGGTGGCCATATCAGGAGGGCAGACAGCGGCGGCCATCGGCCGTGGCGAGGCCGAGTTGGGCGTCGTTCCCGTGACGTCGATTCTCGCCGCTGCTCCCGAGGTCATGCTTGTGGGTCAATTTCCGGCAGAACTCCAAAGTTACATCGACTTCGCCATCGGCATCAGCGCTGATTCAACCGACGCAGACGCTGCCGAGCAACTGTCGGAATTTCTGACGTCAACCGCCGTCGACGACATCCTGGCGGCAAAGGGCGTCGAGCGCCGTCACCGGGCAGGCGCAACGCTCAAGAGAGCCTCATCCTGA
- a CDS encoding cytochrome C oxidase subunit IV family protein, with the protein MSETTAHAQVQTAHAQAHTGQQHPIGLYFFVWGLLFVLSAASYMVDYLGIQSYLRWTLILLFMMLKAGLIVAVFMHMAWERLALVYAILLPPLLVLVFVALMVSEADYTIFTRVAFFGTGP; encoded by the coding sequence ATGAGCGAGACAACGGCGCATGCACAAGTCCAAACGGCGCATGCACAGGCACATACCGGACAGCAGCACCCGATCGGGCTCTACTTCTTCGTCTGGGGCCTGCTCTTCGTGCTCAGCGCGGCGTCCTACATGGTCGATTATCTCGGCATCCAAAGCTACCTGAGATGGACGCTGATCCTGCTCTTCATGATGCTGAAGGCCGGCCTCATCGTCGCCGTCTTCATGCACATGGCCTGGGAACGGCTGGCGCTTGTCTACGCCATACTTCTGCCGCCGCTGCTGGTGCTGGTGTTCGTGGCGCTGATGGTGTCGGAGGCGGACTATACGATTTTCACGCGGGTGGCGTTCTTTGGGACGGGGCCGTAG
- a CDS encoding heme-copper oxidase subunit III family protein, which produces MAQTIETHGEPGLRPAGLRGVAADFSSDQRAFKTASWGKAMMWIFLLSDTFVFGCFLIAYMTARMSTPVPWPNPSEVFALHIGGQDVPLILIAIMTFVLISSSGTMAMAVNFGYRRDRRTTAILMLLTALLGATFVSMQAFEWTKLITEGVRPWENPWGAAQFGSTFFMITGFHGTHVTIGVIFLIIVARKVWRGDFDVERRGFFTSRKGRYEAVEIMGLYWHFVDLVWVFIFAFFYLW; this is translated from the coding sequence ATGGCACAGACTATCGAGACACACGGCGAGCCAGGCCTCAGGCCGGCCGGTCTGCGCGGTGTCGCGGCCGATTTCAGCTCGGATCAGCGCGCCTTCAAGACCGCCTCCTGGGGCAAGGCGATGATGTGGATCTTTCTCTTGAGCGACACCTTCGTCTTCGGCTGTTTCCTGATCGCCTATATGACCGCCCGCATGTCGACGCCCGTTCCATGGCCCAATCCGAGCGAGGTCTTTGCGCTCCATATCGGCGGCCAGGACGTGCCGCTGATCCTGATTGCGATCATGACCTTCGTGCTGATCTCGAGCAGCGGCACCATGGCGATGGCGGTCAATTTCGGCTATCGCCGCGACCGCCGCACGACGGCGATCCTCATGCTGCTGACAGCGCTTCTCGGCGCAACCTTCGTCAGCATGCAGGCCTTCGAATGGACGAAGCTGATCACCGAAGGGGTGCGCCCCTGGGAAAACCCGTGGGGGGCGGCACAGTTCGGATCTACTTTCTTCATGATCACCGGCTTTCACGGCACCCATGTCACGATCGGCGTCATCTTCCTCATCATCGTCGCCCGCAAGGTCTGGCGGGGCGATTTCGACGTGGAACGGCGCGGCTTCTTCACCAGCCGGAAAGGCCGCTACGAGGCCGTCGAGATCATGGGCCTCTATTGGCACTTCGTCGACCTGGTCTGGGTCTTCATCTTCGCATTTTTCTATCTGTGGTGA
- a CDS encoding cytochrome c oxidase subunit 3 produces MSVVLIFLAAIAAIMIWWLSGQRLTSKPWLETGSVQMPDHIGTERQQPPAVKIGLFVFLGVVGAVFSLAVSAYFMRMASADWWGMPIPRLLWVNTAALALSSAALQWARREAGQGRMESLRPALVTGLGLAVFFLAGQIQAWRELTAAGYVLADNPANSFFYMLTGLHGLHILGGLAVLTHTTVRAFSTDVTPDRLRLSVDLSAIYSHFMLAVWLLLFALFAGWANDFVDLCRTLLN; encoded by the coding sequence ATGAGCGTCGTGCTGATCTTCCTGGCCGCCATCGCCGCCATCATGATCTGGTGGCTTTCCGGGCAGCGGTTGACCTCGAAGCCCTGGCTCGAAACCGGGTCGGTGCAGATGCCGGATCATATCGGCACTGAGCGGCAACAGCCGCCGGCGGTGAAGATCGGCCTCTTCGTGTTTCTCGGCGTCGTCGGCGCCGTCTTCAGCCTTGCCGTCAGCGCCTATTTCATGCGTATGGCGTCGGCCGATTGGTGGGGCATGCCAATCCCCCGGCTGCTCTGGGTGAACACCGCAGCACTCGCCTTGAGCAGTGCGGCGCTGCAATGGGCGAGACGAGAGGCGGGGCAGGGCCGCATGGAAAGCCTGCGGCCGGCGCTCGTGACAGGACTTGGCCTTGCCGTCTTCTTTCTCGCCGGGCAGATCCAGGCATGGCGGGAGCTAACGGCGGCCGGCTATGTGCTGGCCGATAACCCCGCCAACAGCTTCTTCTACATGCTGACCGGCCTGCACGGCCTGCATATCCTCGGCGGACTCGCCGTGCTCACGCATACGACGGTCAGGGCATTTTCAACCGACGTCACGCCGGACAGGCTGCGCCTCAGCGTCGATCTTTCCGCCATCTATTCGCATTTCATGCTCGCCGTCTGGCTGCTGCTCTTCGCGCTCTTTGCCGGCTGGGCGAATGATTTCGTCGATCTCTGCCGCACCCTTCTGAATTAG
- the ctaD gene encoding cytochrome c oxidase subunit I, whose protein sequence is MVEIPSGSIPSAEVEDVELYHPHSWWTKYVFSQDAKIIAVQYSITAISIGLVALVLSWLMRIQLAFPGALSFIDADHYYQFITMHGMIMVIYLLTALFLGGFGNYLIPLMVGARDMVFPYANMLSYWIYLLAVLILVAGFFAPGGPTGAGWTLYPPQSVLSGTPGGKDWGILLMLSSLIVFIIGFTMGGLNYVVTVLQGRARGMTLMRMPLTVWGIFTATVMALLAFPALFVACVMMLFDRVLGTSFFMPAIVEMGTQLQHGGGSPILFQHLFWFFGHPEVYIVALPAFGIVSDLISTHARKNIFGYRMMVWAIVIIGALSFVVWAHHMYVSGMNPAFGFFFATTTLIIAVPTAIKVYNWVLTLWRGDIHLTLPMLFALAFIVTFVNGGLTGLFLGNVVVDVPLSDTMFVVAHFHMVMGVAPILVIFGAIYHWYPKVTGRMLDEVLGQIHFWITFLGTYAIFFPMHYLGLLGVPRRYFEMGETAFVPPSAHTLNIFITVMALVVGAGQMVFLFNLVWSLFRGREAGGNPWRATTLEWQTPQTPPAHGNWGKDLPVVYRWAYDYSVPGATEDFIPQNVPASDGITREVPA, encoded by the coding sequence ATGGTCGAGATTCCATCCGGCAGCATTCCATCCGCTGAAGTCGAGGATGTCGAGCTTTATCATCCACATAGCTGGTGGACGAAATATGTGTTCAGCCAGGATGCGAAAATCATCGCCGTGCAATATTCGATTACCGCCATCTCGATCGGCCTGGTGGCGCTGGTGCTCTCATGGCTGATGCGGATTCAGCTCGCCTTTCCCGGCGCTCTCTCCTTCATCGATGCCGATCACTATTACCAGTTCATCACTATGCACGGCATGATCATGGTGATCTATCTCCTGACCGCGCTCTTCCTCGGCGGCTTCGGCAATTACCTCATTCCGCTGATGGTCGGCGCCCGCGACATGGTGTTTCCCTATGCGAACATGCTGAGCTACTGGATCTATCTGCTTGCGGTGCTGATCCTCGTTGCCGGCTTCTTCGCCCCCGGCGGCCCGACAGGAGCCGGCTGGACGCTTTATCCGCCGCAGTCGGTTCTGTCAGGCACACCCGGCGGCAAGGACTGGGGCATCCTCTTGATGCTCTCCTCTCTGATCGTCTTCATCATCGGCTTCACTATGGGCGGGCTGAACTATGTGGTGACGGTGCTGCAGGGGCGGGCGCGCGGCATGACGCTGATGCGGATGCCGCTTACCGTCTGGGGCATTTTCACCGCCACCGTCATGGCGCTGCTTGCCTTTCCCGCCCTCTTCGTCGCCTGCGTCATGATGCTGTTCGACCGCGTGCTCGGCACCAGCTTCTTTATGCCCGCCATCGTCGAGATGGGCACGCAGCTGCAGCATGGCGGCGGCAGCCCAATCCTGTTCCAGCACCTGTTCTGGTTCTTCGGCCATCCCGAGGTCTATATCGTTGCTCTACCGGCCTTCGGCATCGTTTCGGATCTGATCAGCACGCATGCGCGCAAGAATATCTTCGGCTATCGCATGATGGTCTGGGCGATCGTCATCATCGGTGCGCTGAGCTTCGTCGTCTGGGCGCACCACATGTATGTCAGCGGCATGAACCCGGCCTTCGGCTTCTTCTTCGCCACCACGACGCTGATCATCGCCGTTCCGACGGCCATCAAGGTCTATAACTGGGTGCTGACGCTCTGGCGCGGCGACATCCACCTGACGCTGCCCATGCTCTTTGCACTCGCCTTCATCGTCACCTTCGTCAATGGCGGCCTGACCGGCCTCTTCCTCGGCAACGTCGTCGTCGACGTGCCGCTGTCGGATACGATGTTCGTCGTCGCGCATTTCCACATGGTCATGGGGGTGGCGCCGATCCTCGTCATCTTCGGGGCCATCTATCACTGGTATCCGAAGGTGACGGGACGCATGCTCGACGAGGTGCTCGGCCAGATCCACTTCTGGATCACCTTCCTCGGCACCTATGCAATCTTCTTCCCGATGCATTATCTCGGCCTGCTCGGGGTGCCGCGCCGCTATTTCGAGATGGGAGAAACGGCCTTCGTTCCGCCTTCGGCCCATACGCTGAATATCTTCATCACCGTCATGGCGCTTGTTGTAGGGGCTGGGCAGATGGTGTTCCTGTTCAATCTGGTCTGGAGCCTTTTCCGGGGCAGGGAGGCCGGCGGCAATCCATGGCGGGCAACGACGCTCGAATGGCAGACGCCGCAGACGCCGCCCGCCCACGGCAACTGGGGCAAGGATCTGCCGGTCGTCTACCGCTGGGCCTATGACTACAGCGTGCCCGGGGCGACCGAGGATTTCATTCCGCAGAATGTGCCGGCAAGCGACGGCATCACCCGGGAGGTTCCGGCATGA
- a CDS encoding cytochrome c oxidase subunit II, protein MAVVLILVLIVVGSVLFHVLSPWWWTPIASNWTYIDSTLVITFWITGIVFVAVVSFMAYCVFRFRHKPGNRAHYEPENRRLELLLGGGTAVGVAAMLAPGLIVWNQFITVPKDAASVEVVSQQWQWSFRLPGADGKLGRAETRDVTPENPLGLDKNDASGLDDVIIEGGELHLPIGKSVHILLRSVDVLHDFYVPEFRAKMDMIPGMITYFWFTPTRTGTFEILCAELCGVGHPQMRGTVVVDEDADYQTWLGQQQTFTQLTASSGEPPPAN, encoded by the coding sequence ATGGCTGTCGTGCTGATCCTCGTCCTGATTGTCGTCGGCTCCGTGCTGTTCCATGTGCTGAGCCCGTGGTGGTGGACGCCGATTGCGTCCAACTGGACCTATATCGACAGCACCCTCGTCATCACCTTCTGGATCACCGGCATCGTCTTCGTGGCGGTGGTTTCGTTCATGGCCTATTGCGTCTTCCGCTTCCGGCACAAGCCAGGCAACCGGGCGCATTACGAGCCCGAGAACCGCAGGCTGGAATTGCTGCTGGGAGGGGGAACGGCGGTCGGCGTTGCGGCGATGCTGGCCCCCGGCCTGATCGTGTGGAACCAGTTCATTACGGTGCCCAAAGATGCTGCATCGGTCGAGGTCGTCAGCCAACAGTGGCAGTGGAGCTTCCGGCTGCCCGGTGCCGACGGAAAGCTCGGCCGGGCCGAGACGCGCGACGTCACCCCCGAAAATCCGCTCGGCCTCGACAAGAATGATGCAAGCGGCCTTGACGACGTCATCATCGAGGGCGGCGAGCTGCATCTGCCGATCGGCAAGTCGGTGCACATCTTGCTGCGTTCGGTCGATGTGCTCCATGATTTCTACGTGCCGGAGTTCCGCGCCAAGATGGACATGATCCCCGGCATGATCACCTATTTCTGGTTCACGCCGACCCGGACGGGGACCTTCGAGATTCTCTGCGCCGAACTCTGCGGCGTCGGCCATCCGCAAATGCGCGGCACCGTCGTCGTCGACGAGGATGCGGACTACCAGACCTGGCTCGGGCAGCAGCAGACATTCACCCAGTTGACAGCGTCATCGGGAGAACCGCCGCCGGCAAACTGA
- a CDS encoding c-type cytochrome, whose protein sequence is MDYRVVLLIAASVITLFHGSAGAQEGDPTAGAVVFKKCATCHIAESDTNKVGPSLNGLFGRKAGTHPNFAYSAAMKAAGDGGLVWDEATLRDYLHNPKAKVKGTKMAFVGLKDDQEITDLIAYLKQYSK, encoded by the coding sequence ATGGATTACCGTGTTGTTCTGCTGATCGCCGCATCCGTTATTACCCTTTTCCACGGTAGCGCCGGGGCGCAGGAGGGCGATCCGACGGCGGGTGCTGTCGTTTTCAAGAAATGCGCGACCTGTCATATCGCCGAGTCCGATACGAACAAGGTTGGCCCGTCGCTGAACGGGCTGTTCGGCCGGAAGGCCGGAACGCATCCTAATTTTGCCTATTCGGCCGCAATGAAGGCGGCCGGAGACGGCGGTCTCGTCTGGGACGAGGCGACGCTACGCGACTATCTGCACAATCCTAAAGCGAAGGTGAAGGGCACCAAGATGGCCTTCGTCGGCCTGAAGGACGATCAGGAGATCACCGATCTCATCGCCTATCTGAAGCAATATTCAAAATGA
- a CDS encoding MYG1 family protein: MIPDFLVTHSGGFHADELLSSVILTRLFPQARIVRSRAPAWITPGEDRIIYDVGGAYDPAAGIFDHHQRAAPLRDDGQPYSSFGLIWKHYGRDYLAASSLPEAHVEAMHGSFDASFVLPIDLTDNGALSPSGPLAGLTLPALLETLKPVFDETDPEADDHAFHAALAIARSFVEARIAQSAAKLRAEAIVHRAIEAAGEGRVLELPRGMPFRPAIVKAGADHLLFVVHPREKDWCVTGIRRGDEGFELRADLPATWAGLTNGALEAVCGIEGASFCHNGRFIAAARTREAALSMAELAVKETLSIRA; encoded by the coding sequence ATGATCCCCGATTTCCTCGTCACCCATTCCGGTGGCTTTCATGCCGACGAATTGCTGTCGAGCGTCATCCTGACCCGGCTTTTCCCGCAGGCGCGTATCGTCCGCAGCCGGGCGCCGGCGTGGATCACGCCGGGCGAAGACCGGATCATTTATGATGTCGGCGGAGCCTATGATCCTGCTGCCGGGATATTCGATCACCACCAGCGCGCCGCGCCGCTACGCGACGATGGCCAGCCCTACAGCTCGTTCGGCCTGATCTGGAAGCATTATGGCCGTGATTATCTGGCAGCCTCCAGTCTTCCCGAAGCACATGTGGAAGCGATGCATGGCTCTTTCGACGCCAGCTTCGTGCTGCCGATCGATCTGACCGACAACGGTGCGCTTAGCCCGTCGGGGCCGCTGGCCGGGCTGACACTGCCGGCGCTGCTGGAGACCCTGAAACCGGTTTTCGACGAGACGGACCCTGAAGCCGACGATCACGCCTTCCACGCGGCCCTTGCCATTGCCCGCAGTTTCGTCGAGGCCAGGATCGCCCAGAGTGCCGCAAAATTGCGGGCCGAGGCGATCGTGCATCGGGCGATCGAGGCGGCGGGAGAGGGGCGTGTTCTGGAATTGCCGAGGGGGATGCCCTTCCGTCCCGCCATCGTCAAGGCTGGCGCCGATCACCTGCTGTTCGTCGTTCATCCGCGCGAAAAGGACTGGTGCGTGACCGGCATTCGCCGCGGCGACGAGGGCTTCGAACTCCGGGCCGACCTGCCGGCGACCTGGGCCGGGCTCACCAATGGCGCACTGGAGGCGGTTTGCGGCATAGAGGGGGCGAGCTTCTGCCACAACGGCCGCTTCATCGCCGCCGCGAGGACCCGCGAAGCCGCACTTTCCATGGCCGAGTTGGCGGTAAAGGAGACGCTTTCGATCAGGGCATAG
- a CDS encoding HIT family protein — MEIPQHFHVVETAGWLVNHRMNSALPGYLMISSKTDTNDLSDLPEDTLAEFGPLLARAQSTLKRHLNAQRVYIGRYGHAPGYPIHFHVIPIYDWVEELFWKDARYRLLENFAERPGETATDGAELTLFVWREFCERAEPPPVKGPSVSEAIELLRETMRIPASQA; from the coding sequence GTGGAAATCCCTCAGCACTTTCACGTTGTCGAGACGGCAGGATGGCTTGTGAACCACCGCATGAACTCCGCCCTCCCCGGTTACCTCATGATCAGTTCCAAGACCGACACCAACGATCTGTCGGATTTGCCTGAAGATACGTTGGCCGAATTCGGTCCATTGCTCGCAAGGGCTCAAAGTACGCTGAAACGGCATTTGAATGCGCAGCGCGTCTATATCGGCCGGTATGGACATGCGCCCGGTTATCCGATCCATTTCCATGTGATCCCGATATATGACTGGGTGGAGGAGTTGTTCTGGAAGGACGCTCGATATCGTCTGCTCGAGAATTTCGCAGAGAGACCCGGGGAAACAGCAACGGATGGCGCGGAACTGACGCTGTTTGTCTGGCGCGAATTCTGCGAACGCGCAGAGCCGCCACCGGTCAAAGGGCCATCGGTCTCAGAGGCCATCGAGTTGCTGCGGGAGACAATGCGGATTCCGGCGTCTCAAGCCTAA
- the blh gene encoding bifunctional sulfur transferase/dioxygenase Blh, which yields MTSVRVNELITVAGQPDAAGFAAFAADGFAAVINARPDGEEPGQPGNTAEKASAAAVGLAYSFVPVKGAEITEADIRAFQTAVTQAKGPVVAHCKSGTRALTLYALGEVLDGRMKHGDIEAFGQNLGFDLAGARRWLERRSGQAAHVKAFFEPRTCSVQYVVSDPATKRCAIIDPVLDFDEMSGATGTANADAILAHIESEGLTIEWILDTHPHADHFSAAHYIKGKTGAPTAIGAHVTDVQTLWKEIYNWPALKTDGSQWDRLFADGDTFEIGALKARVMFSPGHTLASITYVIGDAAFVHDTVFTPDSGTARTDFPGGSASSLWHSIQAILSLPEETRLFSGHDYQPGGRHPRWESMVAAQKRANIHIAGVDEPGFVALRQARDRTLPKPKLMLHALQVNIQGGRLPEPEGNGRRYLKIPLDAL from the coding sequence ATGACATCCGTGAGGGTCAATGAGTTGATAACGGTGGCGGGGCAGCCCGACGCCGCAGGTTTTGCCGCCTTCGCGGCTGATGGTTTTGCCGCCGTCATCAATGCCCGGCCGGATGGCGAGGAGCCGGGGCAGCCGGGCAATACGGCGGAAAAGGCTTCCGCCGCCGCCGTCGGGCTCGCCTACAGCTTCGTGCCAGTGAAGGGGGCCGAGATCACCGAGGCTGATATCCGCGCCTTCCAGACGGCGGTGACGCAGGCGAAGGGGCCGGTCGTCGCCCATTGCAAGAGCGGTACGCGGGCGCTGACGCTCTATGCACTGGGCGAGGTGCTGGACGGGCGGATGAAGCACGGTGATATCGAGGCCTTCGGTCAAAACCTCGGCTTCGATCTTGCCGGCGCGCGCCGCTGGCTGGAAAGGCGGTCGGGGCAGGCGGCTCATGTGAAGGCCTTCTTCGAGCCCCGCACCTGCAGTGTGCAATATGTCGTTTCCGACCCGGCGACGAAACGCTGTGCCATCATCGACCCGGTGCTCGATTTCGACGAAATGTCGGGGGCGACGGGAACAGCCAATGCCGACGCCATCCTTGCTCATATCGAAAGTGAGGGGCTGACGATCGAGTGGATCCTCGACACGCATCCGCATGCCGATCATTTCTCCGCCGCACATTACATCAAGGGAAAGACCGGCGCGCCGACGGCGATCGGAGCGCATGTCACCGACGTCCAGACTCTCTGGAAGGAGATCTACAACTGGCCGGCGCTTAAAACCGACGGCTCGCAATGGGACCGGCTGTTTGCCGATGGCGACACGTTCGAGATCGGCGCGCTTAAAGCCCGCGTGATGTTTTCGCCCGGGCACACACTCGCCTCGATCACTTATGTGATCGGTGACGCCGCCTTCGTGCACGACACGGTGTTCACGCCGGATTCCGGCACGGCGCGCACGGATTTCCCGGGCGGCAGTGCTAGCTCCCTCTGGCACTCGATCCAGGCGATCCTGTCGCTGCCCGAGGAGACCCGGCTCTTTTCCGGCCACGACTATCAGCCCGGCGGCCGGCACCCGCGCTGGGAAAGCATGGTGGCGGCGCAGAAGCGCGCCAATATTCATATTGCGGGTGTTGACGAGCCCGGCTTCGTGGCGCTGCGTCAGGCGCGCGACCGCACGCTGCCCAAGCCGAAACTGATGCTGCACGCGCTGCAGGTGAATATCCAAGGCGGGAGATTGCCGGAGCCGGAGGGGAATGGCAGGCGATATCTGAAGATACCGCTGGATGCGTTGTAG
- the ftsZ gene encoding cell division protein FtsZ, translated as MSDAKSGISGLRPHITVIGVGGGGGNAINNMIAEKLAGVEFVAANTDAQVLATSKATRRIQLGANVTEGLGAGSLPEVGHAAAEESLDEIMDHLAGSHMCFVTAGMGGGTGTGAAPVIARAARAAGILTVGVVTKPFTFEGNRRMRMAEIGIEALRQAADTVIVIPNQNLFRIADAKTTFADAFMTADRVLYAGVGCITDLIVKEGLINLDFADVKSVMSGMGRAMMGTGEASGESRAMKAAEAAIANPLLDDISMRGARGVLISISGGSDMTLFEVDEAASRIRDEVQEDADIVVGAIFDRSLDGKFRVSVVATGLEGSPLPASAPHAAEQIQTRTLQ; from the coding sequence ATGTCGGACGCCAAGAGCGGCATTTCTGGACTACGGCCGCATATTACAGTCATCGGCGTCGGCGGCGGTGGTGGCAATGCGATCAACAATATGATCGCGGAAAAGCTGGCAGGCGTCGAATTCGTCGCCGCAAACACGGATGCTCAGGTGCTGGCCACCTCCAAGGCGACGCGCCGCATCCAGCTTGGCGCGAATGTGACCGAGGGTCTCGGCGCCGGTTCGCTGCCTGAGGTCGGCCATGCGGCTGCCGAAGAGTCGCTCGATGAGATCATGGATCACCTGGCCGGGTCGCATATGTGCTTCGTCACCGCCGGCATGGGCGGCGGAACGGGCACCGGTGCTGCACCGGTCATCGCCCGCGCTGCGCGTGCCGCCGGCATCCTGACGGTAGGCGTCGTCACCAAACCCTTTACCTTCGAAGGAAACCGCCGCATGCGGATGGCGGAAATCGGCATCGAGGCGCTTCGCCAGGCGGCCGATACGGTCATCGTCATTCCGAATCAGAATCTCTTCCGCATCGCCGATGCGAAAACGACGTTCGCCGATGCCTTTATGACGGCCGACCGCGTGCTTTATGCCGGCGTCGGCTGCATAACTGATCTGATCGTCAAGGAAGGCCTGATCAACCTCGATTTCGCCGACGTGAAGTCGGTCATGTCAGGCATGGGCCGTGCGATGATGGGTACCGGCGAAGCCTCCGGTGAGAGCCGCGCGATGAAGGCGGCGGAAGCGGCAATTGCCAACCCGCTTCTCGACGATATCTCGATGCGGGGCGCCAGGGGCGTGCTGATCTCGATCTCCGGCGGTTCGGATATGACGCTGTTCGAAGTGGACGAGGCGGCAAGCCGCATTCGCGACGAAGTGCAGGAAGACGCCGACATCGTCGTCGGCGCGATCTTCGATCGCAGCCTCGACGGCAAGTTTCGCGTCTCGGTCGTGGCGACCGGTCTGGAAGGCAGCCCGCTGCCCGCATCCGCGCCTCACGCCGCCGAACAGATCCAGACGCGCACGCTGCAGTAA